One Arvicanthis niloticus isolate mArvNil1 chromosome 3, mArvNil1.pat.X, whole genome shotgun sequence DNA segment encodes these proteins:
- the Opn4 gene encoding melanopsin isoform X2, which yields MNSPSAPRVPSSLTWHPNFTASPALQVIWNSTQNVSVRVQLLSVSTTTSGPQAAAWVPFPTVDVPDHAHYTLGSVILLVGLTGMLGNLTVIYTFCSMELRGFLITGLSPVCALIGDKSWLCNLLSCNGNQALLNRGLRTPANMFIINLAVSDFLMSFTQAPVFFASSLYKKWLFGETAIAMDRYLVITRPLATIGMGSKRRTAFVLLGVWLYALAWSLPPFFGWSSYVPEGLLTSCSWDYMTFTPRVRAYTMLLFCFVFFLPLLIIIFCYIFIFRAIRETGRACEGCGKSPLRRRQWQRLQSEWKMAKVALIVILLFVLSWAPYATVALVAFAGYSHNLTPYMSSVPAVIAKASAIHNPIIYAITHPKYRVAIAQHLPCLGVLLRVSGQRRHPSFSYHSTHRSTLSSHSSDLSWISGRKRQESLGSESEVGWTDTETTAAWGAAQQARRQSFYSQDLEDGVVKAPSTPQTKGYLPSLDLRM from the exons ATGAACTCTCCTTCAGCACCAAGAGTCCCATCAAGCTTAACTTGGCATCCGAACTTTACAGCCAGCCCTGCCCTACAAGTCATTTGGAACAGCACTCAGAACGTCTCCGTAAGAGTCCAGCTTCTATCTGTTAGCACCACG aCATCCGGACCTCAGGCTGCTGCCTGGGTCCCCTTTCCCACAGTGGATGTCCCAGACCATGCTCACTATACCCTGGGCTCGGTGATCCTGCTGGTGGGACTCACAGGGATGCTGGGCAATCTGACGGTCATCTACACCTTCTGCAG catgGAACTGCGTGGCTTTCTCATCACTGGCCTTTCTCCTGTATGTGCATTGATTGGTGACAAATCCTGGCTTTGCAACTTACTGAGCTGTAATGGGAACCAAGCCCTTTT GAACAGAGGCCTTCGGACACCGGCAAACATGTTCATCATCAACCTCGCAGTCAGCGACTTCCTCATGTCATTCACTCAGGCCCCGGTCTTCTTTGCCAGCAGCCTCTACAAGAAGTGGCTCTTTGGGGAGACAG CCATAGCCATGGACCGCTATCTGGTGATCACACGTCCACTGGCCACCATCGGCATGGGATCCAAAAGACGAACAGCATTTGTCCTGTTAGGTGTCTGGCTCTATGCCCTGGCCTGGAGTCTGCCGCCCTTCTTTGGCTGGA gttccTACGTGCCCGAGGGGCTGCTGACATCCTGCTCCTGGGACTACATGACCTTCACACCCCGGGTGCGTGCCTACACCATGCTGCTCTTCtgctttgtcttcttcctccccctgctcATCATCATCTTCTGCTACATCTTCATCTTCAGGGCCATTCGAGAGACGGGCAG GGCCTGTGAGGGCTGCGGGAAGTCCCCTCTGCGGCGGCGGCAGTGGCAGAGGCTGCAGAGTGAGTGGAAGATGGCCAAGGTCGCTCTGATCGTCATACTCCTCTTCGTGCTGTCCTGGGCTCCTTATGCCACTGTGGCCCTGGTGGCCTTTGCTGG GTATTCTCACAACCTGACGCCCTACATGAGCTCCGTGCCAGCTGTCATCGCCAAGGCTTCTGCCATCCACAATCCCATCATCTATGCCATCACTCACCCCAAGTACAG GGTGGCCATTGCCCAGCACCTGCCTTGCCTTGGGGTGCTTCTCAGAGTATCAGGCCAGCGCAGGCACCCTTCCTTCAGCTACCACTCTACCCATCGCTCCACACTGAGTAgccattcctcagacctcagctGGATTTCAGGACGGAAGCGTCAAGAATCCCTGGGTTCTGAGAGTGAAGTG ggctggacagacacagaaacaacaGCTGCATGGGGAGCTGCCCAGCAAGCAAGAAGACAATCCTTCTACAGTCAGGACCTGGAAGATGGAGTGGTTAAGGCTCCTTCCACCCCACAG accAAGGGATACCTCCCCAGTCTGGATCTCAGGATGTAG
- the Opn4 gene encoding melanopsin isoform X1 → MNSPSAPRVPSSLTWHPNFTASPALQVIWNSTQNVSVRVQLLSVSTTTSGPQAAAWVPFPTVDVPDHAHYTLGSVILLVGLTGMLGNLTVIYTFCSMELRGFLITGLSPVCALIGDKSWLCNLLSCNGNQALLNRGLRTPANMFIINLAVSDFLMSFTQAPVFFASSLYKKWLFGETGCEFYAFCGAVFGITSMITLTAIAMDRYLVITRPLATIGMGSKRRTAFVLLGVWLYALAWSLPPFFGWSSYVPEGLLTSCSWDYMTFTPRVRAYTMLLFCFVFFLPLLIIIFCYIFIFRAIRETGRACEGCGKSPLRRRQWQRLQSEWKMAKVALIVILLFVLSWAPYATVALVAFAGYSHNLTPYMSSVPAVIAKASAIHNPIIYAITHPKYRVAIAQHLPCLGVLLRVSGQRRHPSFSYHSTHRSTLSSHSSDLSWISGRKRQESLGSESEVGWTDTETTAAWGAAQQARRQSFYSQDLEDGVVKAPSTPQTKGYLPSLDLRM, encoded by the exons ATGAACTCTCCTTCAGCACCAAGAGTCCCATCAAGCTTAACTTGGCATCCGAACTTTACAGCCAGCCCTGCCCTACAAGTCATTTGGAACAGCACTCAGAACGTCTCCGTAAGAGTCCAGCTTCTATCTGTTAGCACCACG aCATCCGGACCTCAGGCTGCTGCCTGGGTCCCCTTTCCCACAGTGGATGTCCCAGACCATGCTCACTATACCCTGGGCTCGGTGATCCTGCTGGTGGGACTCACAGGGATGCTGGGCAATCTGACGGTCATCTACACCTTCTGCAG catgGAACTGCGTGGCTTTCTCATCACTGGCCTTTCTCCTGTATGTGCATTGATTGGTGACAAATCCTGGCTTTGCAACTTACTGAGCTGTAATGGGAACCAAGCCCTTTT GAACAGAGGCCTTCGGACACCGGCAAACATGTTCATCATCAACCTCGCAGTCAGCGACTTCCTCATGTCATTCACTCAGGCCCCGGTCTTCTTTGCCAGCAGCCTCTACAAGAAGTGGCTCTTTGGGGAGACAG GTTGCGAGTTCTATGCCTTCTGTGGGGCTGTCTTTGGCATCACTTCCATGATCACCCTGACAGCCATAGCCATGGACCGCTATCTGGTGATCACACGTCCACTGGCCACCATCGGCATGGGATCCAAAAGACGAACAGCATTTGTCCTGTTAGGTGTCTGGCTCTATGCCCTGGCCTGGAGTCTGCCGCCCTTCTTTGGCTGGA gttccTACGTGCCCGAGGGGCTGCTGACATCCTGCTCCTGGGACTACATGACCTTCACACCCCGGGTGCGTGCCTACACCATGCTGCTCTTCtgctttgtcttcttcctccccctgctcATCATCATCTTCTGCTACATCTTCATCTTCAGGGCCATTCGAGAGACGGGCAG GGCCTGTGAGGGCTGCGGGAAGTCCCCTCTGCGGCGGCGGCAGTGGCAGAGGCTGCAGAGTGAGTGGAAGATGGCCAAGGTCGCTCTGATCGTCATACTCCTCTTCGTGCTGTCCTGGGCTCCTTATGCCACTGTGGCCCTGGTGGCCTTTGCTGG GTATTCTCACAACCTGACGCCCTACATGAGCTCCGTGCCAGCTGTCATCGCCAAGGCTTCTGCCATCCACAATCCCATCATCTATGCCATCACTCACCCCAAGTACAG GGTGGCCATTGCCCAGCACCTGCCTTGCCTTGGGGTGCTTCTCAGAGTATCAGGCCAGCGCAGGCACCCTTCCTTCAGCTACCACTCTACCCATCGCTCCACACTGAGTAgccattcctcagacctcagctGGATTTCAGGACGGAAGCGTCAAGAATCCCTGGGTTCTGAGAGTGAAGTG ggctggacagacacagaaacaacaGCTGCATGGGGAGCTGCCCAGCAAGCAAGAAGACAATCCTTCTACAGTCAGGACCTGGAAGATGGAGTGGTTAAGGCTCCTTCCACCCCACAG accAAGGGATACCTCCCCAGTCTGGATCTCAGGATGTAG
- the Opn4 gene encoding melanopsin isoform X3, which produces MNSPSAPRVPSSLTWHPNFTASPALQVIWNSTQNVSVRVQLLSVSTTTSGPQAAAWVPFPTVDVPDHAHYTLGSVILLVGLTGMLGNLTVIYTFCRNRGLRTPANMFIINLAVSDFLMSFTQAPVFFASSLYKKWLFGETGCEFYAFCGAVFGITSMITLTAIAMDRYLVITRPLATIGMGSKRRTAFVLLGVWLYALAWSLPPFFGWSSYVPEGLLTSCSWDYMTFTPRVRAYTMLLFCFVFFLPLLIIIFCYIFIFRAIRETGRACEGCGKSPLRRRQWQRLQSEWKMAKVALIVILLFVLSWAPYATVALVAFAGYSHNLTPYMSSVPAVIAKASAIHNPIIYAITHPKYRVAIAQHLPCLGVLLRVSGQRRHPSFSYHSTHRSTLSSHSSDLSWISGRKRQESLGSESEVGWTDTETTAAWGAAQQARRQSFYSQDLEDGVVKAPSTPQTKGYLPSLDLRM; this is translated from the exons ATGAACTCTCCTTCAGCACCAAGAGTCCCATCAAGCTTAACTTGGCATCCGAACTTTACAGCCAGCCCTGCCCTACAAGTCATTTGGAACAGCACTCAGAACGTCTCCGTAAGAGTCCAGCTTCTATCTGTTAGCACCACG aCATCCGGACCTCAGGCTGCTGCCTGGGTCCCCTTTCCCACAGTGGATGTCCCAGACCATGCTCACTATACCCTGGGCTCGGTGATCCTGCTGGTGGGACTCACAGGGATGCTGGGCAATCTGACGGTCATCTACACCTTCTGCAG GAACAGAGGCCTTCGGACACCGGCAAACATGTTCATCATCAACCTCGCAGTCAGCGACTTCCTCATGTCATTCACTCAGGCCCCGGTCTTCTTTGCCAGCAGCCTCTACAAGAAGTGGCTCTTTGGGGAGACAG GTTGCGAGTTCTATGCCTTCTGTGGGGCTGTCTTTGGCATCACTTCCATGATCACCCTGACAGCCATAGCCATGGACCGCTATCTGGTGATCACACGTCCACTGGCCACCATCGGCATGGGATCCAAAAGACGAACAGCATTTGTCCTGTTAGGTGTCTGGCTCTATGCCCTGGCCTGGAGTCTGCCGCCCTTCTTTGGCTGGA gttccTACGTGCCCGAGGGGCTGCTGACATCCTGCTCCTGGGACTACATGACCTTCACACCCCGGGTGCGTGCCTACACCATGCTGCTCTTCtgctttgtcttcttcctccccctgctcATCATCATCTTCTGCTACATCTTCATCTTCAGGGCCATTCGAGAGACGGGCAG GGCCTGTGAGGGCTGCGGGAAGTCCCCTCTGCGGCGGCGGCAGTGGCAGAGGCTGCAGAGTGAGTGGAAGATGGCCAAGGTCGCTCTGATCGTCATACTCCTCTTCGTGCTGTCCTGGGCTCCTTATGCCACTGTGGCCCTGGTGGCCTTTGCTGG GTATTCTCACAACCTGACGCCCTACATGAGCTCCGTGCCAGCTGTCATCGCCAAGGCTTCTGCCATCCACAATCCCATCATCTATGCCATCACTCACCCCAAGTACAG GGTGGCCATTGCCCAGCACCTGCCTTGCCTTGGGGTGCTTCTCAGAGTATCAGGCCAGCGCAGGCACCCTTCCTTCAGCTACCACTCTACCCATCGCTCCACACTGAGTAgccattcctcagacctcagctGGATTTCAGGACGGAAGCGTCAAGAATCCCTGGGTTCTGAGAGTGAAGTG ggctggacagacacagaaacaacaGCTGCATGGGGAGCTGCCCAGCAAGCAAGAAGACAATCCTTCTACAGTCAGGACCTGGAAGATGGAGTGGTTAAGGCTCCTTCCACCCCACAG accAAGGGATACCTCCCCAGTCTGGATCTCAGGATGTAG